A genomic region of Raphanus sativus cultivar WK10039 chromosome 6, ASM80110v3, whole genome shotgun sequence contains the following coding sequences:
- the LOC108806961 gene encoding MLP-like protein 31 has translation MAQATMQSSMVGELEVDVEIKTPAHKYYHMLTGRPQDLPKVTPDNIKRCDVLEGEPGEVGSILFFNYVVDGQPKVAKKRIEALEPEKNLMVARIIDGDLMQEFKSFLITVQATPMQRGPGSVVKCQMKYERIDEKVADPENLLAAFVKASKDMDKMLSSEV, from the exons ATGGCACAGGCTACGATGCAGTCTTCTATGGTAGGAGAGCTTGAGGTAGATGTTGAAATCAAAACCCCCGCCCACAAGTACTACCACATGCTCACCGGAAGACCACAGGATCTTCCGAAAGTCACTCCTGACAACATCAAGAGATGTGATGTGCTCGAGGGAGAGCCTGGAGAAGTTGGAAGTATCCTATTCTTCAACTATGTCGTTG ATGGACAGCCAAAGGTGGCTAAGAAGAGGATTGAGGCACTGGAGCCGGAGAAGAATCTGATGGTGGCTAGGATAATTGACGGAGATCTAATGCAAGAGTTCAAGAGCTTCTTGATCACTGTCCAGGCGACCCCAATGCAAAGAGGACCTGGAAGTGTGGTTAAGTGTCAGATGAAGTATGAGAGGATTGACGAGAAGGTGGCTGACCCAGAGAATCTACTTGCGGCTTTTGTCAAAGCATCCAAAGACATGGACAAAATGCTTTCTTCTGAAGTCTAA